One part of the Aurantibacillus circumpalustris genome encodes these proteins:
- a CDS encoding HipA family kinase produces MQSTSLRTVNVTRYIQPLREGGSLPALAEADDDFKYVLKFKGNGHGIKSLIAELIGGEIARALGLKLPELVFANLDEAFGRTEADEEIQDLLKASQGLNLGLHFLSGAINFDPVVTKVDSKLASQIVWLDAFITNIDRSAKNTNMLIWNKELWLIDHGSCLNFQYTWTDWEAKAKSPFAYIKEHVLLNKANQLKDVDSEFSKLLTDEKLKSIVELIPDEWLMWEDSEETREQRREIYFKFLSIRNKHSELFLNEAENARKTLI; encoded by the coding sequence ATGCAAAGTACTTCTTTAAGAACTGTTAATGTTACCCGTTATATTCAACCTCTTCGTGAGGGAGGATCTTTGCCTGCATTAGCGGAAGCCGACGATGATTTTAAATATGTTCTAAAATTTAAAGGAAATGGTCACGGTATAAAATCTTTAATTGCTGAATTAATAGGCGGTGAAATTGCGCGCGCATTGGGCTTAAAATTACCAGAACTTGTTTTCGCAAATCTTGATGAAGCGTTTGGTAGGACTGAAGCAGATGAAGAAATTCAAGATCTATTAAAAGCGAGTCAAGGATTAAATCTTGGATTGCATTTTTTATCAGGTGCAATTAATTTCGATCCGGTTGTAACTAAAGTCGATTCTAAATTGGCTTCGCAAATTGTTTGGTTAGATGCTTTTATAACGAATATTGATCGCTCTGCTAAAAATACCAATATGCTTATTTGGAACAAGGAGTTGTGGTTGATTGATCATGGTTCTTGTCTTAATTTCCAATATACTTGGACAGACTGGGAAGCCAAAGCCAAGAGTCCTTTTGCGTATATTAAAGAACATGTCTTGTTAAACAAAGCAAATCAATTGAAAGATGTAGACTCTGAGTTTAGTAAATTATTAACGGATGAAAAATTAAAATCAATTGTGGAACTCATTCCTGATGAATGGTTAATGTGGGAAGACTCTGAGGAAACACGAGAGCAAAGACGAGAGATCTATTTTAAATTTTTATCTATTCGGAACAAGCACTCCGAATTATTTTTAAACGAAGCAGAAAATGCAAGAAAAACACTTATATGA
- a CDS encoding DUF3037 domain-containing protein: protein MQEKHLYEYSVIRVLPAVEREEFVNVGIILFSKKAKFIKVYFALNEKRLACFSGDLDFEQLKSNLQSFEKIADGEKSGGKIAEMDLPSRFRWLTAVRSSVIQTSRPHPGMSVDLEKTAKRLFEDLVL from the coding sequence ATGCAAGAAAAACACTTATATGAGTACTCAGTTATTCGTGTTTTACCTGCAGTAGAACGCGAAGAATTTGTGAACGTAGGAATAATTTTGTTTAGTAAAAAAGCAAAATTTATTAAAGTATATTTCGCTTTAAATGAAAAGCGCTTAGCTTGTTTTTCTGGAGACTTAGATTTTGAGCAGCTAAAATCAAATTTACAATCGTTTGAAAAAATTGCCGATGGAGAAAAGAGTGGAGGCAAGATAGCAGAAATGGATTTGCCGTCTCGCTTTCGTTGGCTAACTGCCGTTAGAAGTTCAGTGATTCAGACATCACGCCCTCACCCAGGAATGTCAGTAGACCTAGAAAAAACCGCAAAACGTTTATTTGAAGACCTTGTTTTGTAA
- a CDS encoding SRPBCC family protein: MKNTKTPTVITVETTVNVPIEKAWKYWTEPKHIMNWNNASPDWHTPKSENDLKVGGKFSSTMAAKDGSMSFDFGGIYTSIVPNEKIEYTLGDDRKVKIHFSQTEKGVKIVESFDAESENPVDMQQGGWQAILDNFKKYSEAN; this comes from the coding sequence ATGAAAAATACAAAAACACCAACTGTGATTACAGTAGAAACTACAGTAAATGTTCCAATTGAAAAAGCATGGAAATATTGGACGGAACCAAAACATATTATGAATTGGAACAATGCTTCACCAGATTGGCATACACCAAAGTCTGAAAATGATTTAAAAGTAGGCGGGAAGTTCAGCAGCACCATGGCTGCAAAAGATGGCAGTATGAGTTTTGATTTTGGAGGAATTTATACCTCAATAGTTCCAAATGAAAAGATAGAATACACGCTTGGAGATGACAGAAAAGTAAAAATACATTTTAGTCAAACTGAAAAAGGTGTTAAGATCGTTGAGAGCTTTGATGCGGAGAGTGAAAATCCCGTAGATATGCAACAAGGAGGTTGGCAAGCGATTCTAGATAACTTTAAAAAGTACTCTGAAGCGAATTAG
- a CDS encoding outer membrane beta-barrel protein — protein sequence MKPILICFFTLVLVSSEAQVLIKGSVIDSLSNPVSFCAVGLLAKADSSIYKGNLTDVIGSFVFEKIPKGIYLIKIDHVGFAPTWSDPIEVDSINNVALNPVQLKSSGIDLKEVGIVTIKDPLEFKNGNITVNIEGSPLAIGNSVYDLLSRLPGVSVENDVISIQGKAGAKLYMDDRPQQLSGAQLINLLKSMNASSVEKIEVINNPPAKYDASGNAGIINIRTKKIKLVGFSGSFNATYSQGFYEKTNGALSLNYKGRRFNFFSNISGNQGVTHQLNRFDKSVTYNSETTQINQLIIDNYDNRTLTFDFGADWYLNKKNIIGCKLSFMPGYGNNDVSGTTNFSNNTEGYDRLILKKTLPNYWYYSNYNINAEHLFDTVGTKLIFSTDYYGPYVDVYEGNFQNRFLDSLDQPSLPAKDFTSNNTINFNYLTSKLDFEKKLTKTIDLETGVKGSFQDVQSDYIFQNKNNLTNEFVTDSTYTNKFRYLEKIGAGYFNLSKAFKKINLQLGLRAENTQIETQSIETSLSYHRNYFNLFPVLSIDYNRSKNHTFSLAYNKRIDRPNYNNFNPYKSFVNILTSSTGNPFINPSYSHNINFNYVYKSTVYNSLSLTHIQSNIVGYPMQNDSTKETTWITANLNGFDILRYSFFVRKNVTKRWTVSFNFGTYYISYTGKINGQNYSTSAIPHYEWLNNTFLLPKNTKFELTAYYWSAWLGIGNKYKGRGAASAALKKSFLENKLNISIGINDIFFTEVFLSTADFQNQKWESFDSSDTRRLNISISFNFGKIKVEQRDVKAENEGKVLGK from the coding sequence TTGAAGCCCATATTAATTTGCTTTTTTACCCTTGTACTAGTAAGCTCTGAGGCACAGGTTTTAATTAAAGGAAGCGTTATCGATTCTTTAAGTAATCCAGTTTCGTTTTGCGCAGTGGGTCTGCTGGCAAAAGCCGACAGCTCTATATATAAGGGTAATCTCACAGATGTAATAGGATCGTTTGTTTTTGAAAAGATTCCAAAAGGAATCTACCTCATAAAAATTGACCATGTAGGTTTTGCTCCAACCTGGTCTGATCCTATAGAAGTTGATTCTATAAATAATGTCGCCTTAAATCCAGTTCAACTCAAAAGCAGCGGAATTGATCTAAAGGAGGTTGGCATTGTGACTATCAAAGATCCCCTTGAATTTAAAAATGGAAATATTACTGTAAACATTGAAGGAAGTCCGCTTGCCATTGGTAATTCTGTTTATGATTTATTATCTCGCTTGCCAGGTGTTTCTGTTGAGAACGATGTAATTTCCATACAAGGAAAAGCAGGTGCGAAGTTGTACATGGACGATAGACCACAGCAATTAAGCGGAGCGCAACTCATTAATTTATTAAAAAGCATGAATGCTTCCTCTGTTGAAAAAATAGAGGTGATTAATAACCCTCCTGCTAAATACGACGCTTCTGGAAATGCAGGTATCATCAACATCCGAACAAAAAAAATCAAGTTAGTTGGGTTTAGTGGCAGTTTTAATGCGACTTATTCCCAAGGGTTTTACGAAAAAACCAACGGAGCACTTTCTCTTAATTATAAGGGCAGACGTTTTAATTTTTTTAGTAACATTAGTGGGAATCAAGGAGTAACACATCAGTTAAACAGGTTTGATAAATCTGTCACATACAATTCAGAAACCACGCAGATTAACCAACTCATTATTGATAATTACGATAACCGCACTTTAACTTTTGACTTTGGGGCGGACTGGTATTTAAATAAAAAAAACATTATCGGCTGTAAACTTTCATTCATGCCGGGTTACGGAAACAATGATGTAAGCGGTACCACTAATTTTAGCAATAATACAGAAGGGTATGATCGTTTGATTTTAAAAAAAACACTGCCGAATTATTGGTACTATTCCAACTACAACATAAACGCAGAACATTTATTTGACACAGTCGGAACGAAACTTATTTTTTCAACGGATTATTACGGACCATATGTAGATGTATATGAAGGAAATTTTCAAAATAGATTTTTAGACAGTTTAGATCAGCCAAGTTTACCCGCGAAAGATTTTACAAGTAACAACACAATTAATTTTAATTACTTAACTTCTAAGTTAGATTTTGAAAAAAAGTTAACCAAAACAATTGATTTAGAAACCGGCGTGAAGGGCAGTTTTCAGGATGTACAGAGCGATTATATTTTTCAAAATAAAAACAATTTAACAAATGAATTTGTAACGGACAGTACGTATACAAACAAGTTCAGATACCTCGAAAAAATTGGCGCTGGGTATTTTAATTTAAGTAAAGCTTTTAAAAAAATTAATTTGCAGTTAGGTCTACGCGCTGAAAACACGCAAATTGAAACACAAAGCATAGAGACAAGTTTAAGTTACCACAGAAATTATTTCAATCTGTTTCCTGTCTTAAGTATTGATTATAACAGATCAAAAAATCACACCTTTTCATTGGCATACAATAAAAGAATTGATAGACCGAACTATAATAATTTTAATCCTTACAAATCATTTGTAAATATTTTAACGTCAAGCACGGGCAATCCATTTATTAATCCATCCTACAGCCATAATATCAATTTTAATTATGTTTATAAGAGCACCGTATATAATTCACTTAGTCTCACACACATTCAATCAAACATTGTGGGTTATCCCATGCAAAATGATTCTACCAAAGAAACAACTTGGATAACCGCTAACTTAAATGGTTTTGATATTCTTAGGTACTCGTTTTTTGTAAGAAAAAATGTAACGAAACGGTGGACAGTAAGTTTTAATTTCGGCACCTATTACATAAGTTATACCGGTAAAATAAATGGACAGAATTACTCCACCTCTGCAATCCCTCATTACGAATGGTTAAATAACACGTTTCTTTTGCCGAAAAATACAAAGTTTGAACTCACTGCGTATTATTGGAGCGCTTGGTTAGGAATAGGAAACAAATACAAAGGACGCGGGGCGGCCAGTGCCGCTTTAAAAAAATCGTTTTTAGAAAATAAATTAAATATTTCAATTGGAATTAACGATATCTTTTTCACTGAAGTATTTCTAAGTACTGCAGATTTTCAAAATCAAAAATGGGAGAGTTTTGATTCGAGTGATACGCGACGTCTAAACATAAGCATCTCGTTTAATTTCGGAAAAATTAAGGTGGAACAACGTGATGTTAAAGCTGAAAATGAAGGGAAAGTGTTGGGGAAATAG
- a CDS encoding DUF5675 family protein, protein MELELLREYFPQGTNGEILHNGESICFTIELPWKNNEKKISCIPEGKYSVMILCNKEFGWHLLITGVLDREGILIHPANDALKELKGCIAPVTKLTSAGCGSSSKKALTKLIEKVNEGLENGSVYLIIKKK, encoded by the coding sequence ATGGAACTAGAATTATTACGAGAATATTTTCCGCAGGGTACAAATGGAGAAATACTTCACAATGGAGAATCAATTTGTTTTACAATTGAATTACCATGGAAGAATAATGAGAAAAAAATATCCTGTATCCCTGAAGGAAAATATTCTGTAATGATTCTTTGCAACAAAGAGTTCGGTTGGCATTTATTAATCACAGGAGTGTTGGACAGAGAAGGAATCTTGATACACCCTGCAAATGATGCCTTAAAAGAATTAAAAGGTTGCATTGCTCCAGTGACAAAGTTAACTAGCGCCGGTTGCGGATCAAGTTCTAAAAAAGCCTTAACGAAGCTTATCGAAAAAGTAAACGAAGGTTTGGAAAATGGATCTGTTTATTTAATTATTAAAAAGAAATAA
- a CDS encoding DUF6943 family protein, whose protein sequence is MLKTKIKCHKLGMQYTQPHFFILNKGFHSGKPAPEYWSNCFVFLADCEEEREFFYFLILGLWELQLFLPHLTGSVVQFIRINDFIDIVEECVNHVNTGERKFEDIQNSLKQIEQCKVTLQKQVATLMQLRKSIFHSYLKKK, encoded by the coding sequence ATGCTAAAAACTAAAATCAAATGTCATAAGCTGGGTATGCAATATACCCAGCCACATTTTTTCATTTTAAATAAAGGCTTCCACTCTGGCAAGCCTGCTCCCGAGTATTGGTCAAACTGTTTTGTGTTTTTAGCAGATTGCGAAGAAGAAAGAGAGTTCTTCTACTTTCTAATTCTAGGCTTATGGGAGTTGCAATTATTCCTACCTCACTTAACTGGTTCAGTTGTTCAATTTATCAGAATAAATGATTTTATAGATATCGTAGAGGAGTGTGTAAACCATGTAAACACGGGCGAGCGTAAATTCGAAGATATTCAAAATTCCCTAAAGCAAATAGAGCAATGTAAAGTAACTCTTCAAAAGCAAGTAGCCACTTTAATGCAACTTCGCAAATCTATTTTCCATTCCTACCTTAAAAAAAAGTAA
- a CDS encoding SymE family type I addiction module toxin: MSNQTKNPNKQKQLKVSLRHQQRQLNYISVPEIRLMGKWLKQLGFHSGQSVTITHKQNKILIVANQKNTSYAKN; encoded by the coding sequence ATGTCAAATCAAACAAAAAATCCAAACAAACAAAAACAACTAAAAGTGTCTTTAAGGCATCAGCAAAGGCAACTAAATTACATTTCTGTTCCTGAAATCCGTCTTATGGGTAAGTGGCTAAAGCAGCTCGGGTTTCATAGTGGTCAATCTGTAACCATCACGCACAAGCAAAATAAAATCCTCATAGTAGCTAACCAAAAAAACACTTCCTATGCTAAAAACTAA
- the pdxH gene encoding pyridoxamine 5'-phosphate oxidase — protein MSVLKTIRKDYLKGELLESEISKDPVSQFQNWLDLAFKSGNDHANAMTLSTCDKINMPDSRIVLLRDISFGGFTFFTNYGSKKGKDIDVNSNASLLFFWPELERQIRIQGNVKFLPTKESDAYFESRPFESKVGALISSQSSVVSSRKEMEILFQKEFRKRENTNIQRPDNWGGYVLVPSSFEFWQGRANRLHDRIRYTLNGSDKSWLIERLMP, from the coding sequence ATGTCAGTATTAAAAACAATACGAAAAGATTATTTAAAAGGAGAGCTTTTGGAGTCTGAAATTTCCAAAGATCCTGTTTCACAGTTCCAAAATTGGTTGGATTTAGCTTTTAAGTCAGGGAATGATCATGCAAATGCAATGACGCTGTCTACTTGCGACAAAATAAACATGCCCGATTCACGAATTGTGTTGTTACGTGATATTAGTTTTGGAGGATTTACTTTTTTTACGAACTACGGCAGTAAGAAAGGAAAAGATATTGACGTGAATTCTAACGCCTCGTTATTGTTTTTTTGGCCAGAACTTGAACGCCAAATAAGAATACAGGGAAATGTTAAATTTTTGCCAACTAAAGAATCAGATGCTTATTTTGAAAGCAGACCTTTTGAGAGCAAAGTAGGGGCATTGATTTCTTCGCAAAGTTCAGTTGTGAGTAGTAGAAAGGAAATGGAAATTTTGTTTCAAAAAGAGTTTAGAAAGCGTGAAAATACAAACATTCAAAGACCTGATAATTGGGGTGGCTATGTTTTAGTACCAAGTAGTTTTGAGTTCTGGCAAGGGCGAGCTAATCGTTTGCACGATAGAATACGTTATACCTTGAATGGCTCTGATAAATCTTGGTTAATTGAACGATTAATGCCTTAG
- a CDS encoding TonB-dependent receptor yields MKIITVILLSFLTQCFWAQTNPKDTAKKITQLSEVCISDDTHPDNASFNFYKGSKLANTEDILSRMEGVSLIKRGAYGLEPILRNYGSGQTNITIDGMRIYGACTDKMDPVSIYVEPVNLQSIQVAHGAAGALNGSTIGGQINFNLKEPSYNCNKKIHGQVGQSYSTINKGSNTNFALQQTLHKFSYRVSGALRDAGNYKSGDNIQIKNSGFHKSNLSAALSYKIDSLQTLKINYLGDWGKFIGYPALPMDVGSASAQIYSMSHHTIFKNKKLESNELKVYYNHIVHQMDDTQRPEAPMHMDMPGWSTTFGFYDNLSIKKGIKLRVDYHHVNTRADMIMYPSGEPLMYLQTLPENNLSNIGFSLQKLFTLKHKQQINLNGRIDLFNQSAISSAGINQWKVFNTDISTSKQDFLKNLNLNYSKLFTGHLFLQLTFGYGERIATSNERYGYYLYNRQDQFDYIGNISLKPERSYQTELRIKKEFKKVEVSMNLFYHLTKDYIYSYKLDGYGQMTIGAFGLKTYKNIDYALSTGAEFTTKFNVTERLTHISSIKYVYAETHNGKPLPLVPPFKLQQALRFKIQLTQIQLEHDYAYAQNRINIDYGDRQTPSFHLFNLRIAQNIRIKSSILQLGIACENIFDQNYREHLDIGNIPRFGRNFLMNASLLF; encoded by the coding sequence ATGAAAATTATTACAGTAATTCTTTTAAGTTTTTTAACGCAGTGCTTTTGGGCGCAAACAAACCCAAAAGACACTGCTAAAAAAATTACTCAACTCAGCGAAGTTTGTATCTCCGATGATACGCATCCTGACAATGCTTCTTTTAATTTTTATAAAGGAAGTAAGTTGGCTAACACCGAAGATATATTGTCGCGCATGGAAGGTGTCAGTTTAATTAAAAGAGGCGCTTACGGACTTGAGCCAATACTTCGAAATTACGGTAGCGGACAAACCAATATTACCATTGACGGCATGCGTATTTACGGTGCATGTACTGATAAAATGGACCCAGTCTCTATTTATGTAGAACCAGTTAACTTGCAATCCATTCAAGTAGCACATGGCGCAGCTGGTGCCTTAAACGGAAGTACGATTGGCGGACAGATTAACTTTAATTTAAAGGAACCCTCCTATAACTGCAATAAAAAAATTCACGGACAGGTCGGACAGTCATATTCTACAATTAACAAAGGTTCCAACACCAACTTTGCGCTTCAGCAAACACTCCATAAATTTTCATACAGAGTGAGTGGTGCTTTACGTGATGCTGGTAATTATAAATCAGGAGATAATATTCAAATTAAAAATTCAGGATTTCATAAATCGAATTTATCTGCTGCGCTTAGTTATAAAATTGACAGTTTACAAACTTTAAAAATTAATTATTTAGGTGATTGGGGTAAATTTATTGGCTACCCTGCTTTGCCAATGGATGTTGGGTCTGCATCCGCTCAAATATATTCAATGAGTCATCATACTATTTTTAAAAACAAAAAATTAGAATCTAACGAATTAAAGGTTTATTACAACCACATTGTTCATCAAATGGATGATACGCAGCGACCCGAAGCGCCCATGCACATGGACATGCCGGGCTGGAGTACTACATTCGGCTTTTACGATAATCTCTCAATAAAAAAGGGAATAAAACTACGCGTTGATTACCATCACGTGAATACAAGGGCCGACATGATTATGTATCCCAGCGGAGAACCTCTCATGTATTTACAAACCTTGCCAGAAAACAATCTAAGCAACATAGGATTTTCTTTGCAGAAACTCTTTACTCTAAAGCACAAACAACAAATAAATTTGAATGGCAGAATTGATCTATTCAATCAATCTGCAATATCAAGCGCAGGTATCAATCAATGGAAGGTTTTTAATACAGATATAAGCACTTCAAAACAAGATTTTCTTAAGAATCTAAACTTAAACTATAGCAAACTTTTTACGGGTCATCTGTTTTTACAACTTACATTTGGCTATGGGGAAAGAATTGCTACTAGTAATGAGCGGTATGGCTACTATCTCTACAATAGGCAAGACCAGTTTGATTATATAGGAAATATAAGTCTTAAACCCGAGAGGTCTTATCAAACTGAACTGCGCATAAAAAAAGAGTTTAAGAAAGTGGAAGTGTCTATGAATCTATTTTATCATTTAACGAAAGATTACATTTATTCTTATAAACTTGACGGTTATGGTCAGATGACCATCGGCGCTTTTGGTTTAAAGACATACAAAAATATAGATTACGCACTAAGCACTGGCGCAGAGTTTACAACTAAATTTAATGTAACAGAACGCTTGACACATATTAGTTCAATAAAATACGTTTATGCTGAAACCCACAACGGAAAACCCCTGCCCCTTGTGCCACCTTTTAAGTTGCAGCAGGCTTTGCGTTTCAAAATTCAGCTTACTCAAATTCAGTTAGAACACGATTATGCCTATGCTCAAAACAGAATAAATATAGACTATGGCGATAGACAGACTCCTTCTTTTCACCTTTTTAATTTAAGAATTGCACAAAACATTCGGATTAAATCTAGCATCCTTCAATTAGGAATAGCTTGCGAAAACATTTTTGACCAGAATTACCGCGAACATCTTGATATTGGTAATATTCCGAGGTTTGGAAGAAATTTTTTAATGAATGCTAGTTTACTTTTTTAG
- a CDS encoding FixH family protein — protein sequence MKLSYKIIALSAATVLTFSCKKKETKIETPTPIETPVETTTMNKLGEVYIQGANAKAFIYTTSTLQTGYNEIYVALFDSTDGSSLSTGHFDILPIMDMGTMQHSSPVENTEDTVVTNGYFKTAVIFSMAGTASQWFLNLNFHNHKNQKFGAAKFGVNVAASSPSKFKSTVVAADNNASIFITLLNPLKPEVGINDFEIVLHKKNSMMEFLPIDDYTVEIEPTMPSMGHGSPNNVNPVITEKGHYKGKVNFTMSGLWQIKIKLSKNGTALSDTQYFEITI from the coding sequence ATGAAACTATCCTATAAAATAATTGCGCTCAGTGCAGCAACAGTGCTTACATTCTCATGTAAGAAAAAAGAAACAAAAATAGAAACACCTACTCCAATTGAAACTCCTGTCGAAACAACAACTATGAATAAGTTAGGAGAGGTTTATATACAAGGAGCAAATGCAAAAGCTTTTATATACACTACTTCAACCCTTCAAACAGGCTACAACGAAATATATGTTGCCCTATTCGACTCAACAGATGGAAGTAGCTTGTCAACTGGGCATTTCGACATTTTACCCATTATGGATATGGGAACCATGCAACACAGTTCTCCTGTTGAAAATACTGAAGATACAGTTGTTACCAATGGCTATTTTAAAACAGCGGTCATTTTCTCTATGGCAGGAACAGCCAGTCAATGGTTTTTAAATCTTAATTTTCATAATCATAAAAACCAAAAATTTGGCGCAGCAAAGTTTGGAGTAAATGTTGCGGCAAGTTCACCTTCTAAATTTAAAAGCACCGTAGTTGCTGCCGACAATAATGCTAGCATCTTCATTACACTCCTAAATCCTTTAAAACCAGAGGTTGGAATAAATGATTTTGAAATTGTGCTGCATAAAAAAAACAGCATGATGGAATTCCTTCCCATTGATGATTACACCGTTGAAATTGAACCTACCATGCCAAGCATGGGACACGGCTCTCCAAATAATGTAAATCCAGTTATTACCGAGAAAGGTCATTACAAAGGCAAAGTAAATTTCACTATGTCGGGTTTATGGCAGATAAAAATAAAACTTTCCAAAAACGGAACTGCTTTAAGTGACACCCAATATTTCGAAATAACGATTTAA